In Blautia sp. SC05B48, a single genomic region encodes these proteins:
- a CDS encoding LysR family transcriptional regulator, producing MLDLSDLYQFVTYADCGTLSAAADKLHISQPTLTRTMHDVEDAFGVPLFHRSKNRIELTATGKVAVEQARSLLSESEKAVQTVQTFERNQHTITIHSCAPVPLWSLLPELSRRFPDNIISSKLTNMDEILQNTSSGNADIGILPQACSDKNLLCIPYLKEQLYVCIPKEHKLAEHSQLSLSQLNGFNFLLRDEIGFWTNLVKSKMPASRFLIQTDEFEFEELVRTSTLLCFSSSKAPGSEQTLKGRKRIPLTDPEVNVTYHLISSAKSTILQSVSPTFEFRYQK from the coding sequence ATGTTAGACTTATCCGATCTTTACCAGTTTGTAACCTACGCAGACTGTGGTACCTTATCTGCTGCTGCAGATAAACTTCATATTTCCCAGCCGACACTTACCAGAACCATGCATGATGTGGAAGATGCTTTTGGTGTTCCGCTCTTTCATCGTAGTAAAAACCGTATCGAATTAACCGCCACCGGTAAAGTTGCGGTAGAGCAGGCCAGGTCTCTGCTTTCCGAGTCTGAAAAAGCAGTTCAGACCGTACAGACATTTGAACGCAATCAGCATACGATTACCATTCATTCCTGCGCTCCCGTACCTCTATGGTCATTATTGCCTGAACTGTCTCGCAGATTTCCTGATAATATTATTTCCTCAAAACTGACAAATATGGATGAAATCCTTCAAAATACCAGTTCCGGCAATGCTGATATCGGTATTCTGCCACAGGCCTGTTCAGATAAAAATCTTCTCTGCATCCCTTATCTTAAGGAGCAGCTCTATGTTTGTATCCCGAAAGAACACAAACTGGCAGAACATTCACAGCTGAGTCTTTCACAGCTTAACGGTTTTAACTTCCTTCTTCGTGATGAAATCGGTTTTTGGACAAATCTGGTAAAAAGCAAAATGCCAGCATCCCGCTTTCTGATACAGACAGATGAATTTGAGTTTGAAGAATTGGTCAGGACTTCCACATTATTATGTTTTTCCAGCAGTAAAGCACCCGGCTCAGAGCAGACTCTGAAAGGACGGAAACGGATTCCCTTAACTGATCCTGAAGTAAATGTTACCTATCACCTGATTAGTTCCGCTAAGAGTACTATTTTACAATCTGTTTCGCCCACTTTTGAATTTCGTTATCAGAAGTAA
- a CDS encoding aldo/keto reductase: MDYVTLNNGVKMPQLGYGVYQTPTEETESCVLTAIKNGYRSIDTAQAYGNEEGVGQAIVKCGLPREELFITTKIWISNAGYEKAKASIEESLKKLKTDYVDLLLIHQPFGDYYGTYRAMEESYKAGKARAIGVSNFYPDRYIDIAHFAEVVPAVNQVETHVFQQQKVAREYLAKHNTQIMSWGPFAEGKNDFFNTPVLKEIGAKYGKSVAQVALRFLLQNGVVVIPKSTHEERMQENFNVFDFVLTDEEMKQIEVLDTGKSLFFSHYSPETVEWFMSIV; this comes from the coding sequence ATGGATTATGTTACATTAAATAATGGTGTGAAAATGCCACAGCTTGGCTATGGCGTTTATCAGACTCCCACGGAAGAAACAGAGAGCTGCGTGCTTACTGCAATCAAAAACGGATATCGTAGCATTGATACTGCTCAGGCATATGGCAATGAAGAAGGCGTAGGTCAGGCAATTGTAAAATGCGGTCTGCCAAGAGAGGAACTTTTCATTACCACAAAGATCTGGATCAGCAATGCAGGATATGAAAAAGCAAAGGCTTCGATTGAGGAATCCTTGAAGAAACTGAAAACAGATTATGTGGATCTGCTTTTGATTCATCAGCCATTTGGCGATTATTACGGAACATACCGTGCAATGGAGGAATCCTATAAAGCAGGCAAGGCACGTGCAATCGGCGTTTCAAACTTCTATCCGGATCGTTATATCGACATTGCACATTTTGCAGAAGTTGTTCCTGCGGTAAATCAGGTGGAAACACATGTGTTCCAGCAGCAGAAAGTGGCTCGTGAATATCTTGCAAAACATAATACACAGATTATGAGCTGGGGACCGTTTGCAGAAGGAAAAAATGATTTCTTCAATACTCCGGTACTGAAAGAGATCGGAGCAAAATATGGAAAGAGTGTAGCTCAGGTGGCACTTCGTTTCTTGCTTCAGAATGGCGTTGTTGTGATTCCAAAATCAACGCACGAAGAACGAATGCAGGAGAATTTCAATGTATTTGATTTTGTACTGACAGATGAGGAAATGAAGCAGATTGAAGTGCTTGATACTGGAAAGAGTTTGTTCTTTTCCCATTATTCACCTGAAACGGTGGAATGGTTTATGAGTATTGTGTAA
- a CDS encoding LysR family transcriptional regulator, with protein MEIRVLRYFLEIAREGNMSRAAERLHVTQPTLSKQMKDLEQELGKKLFKRGSTSVSLTDEGMLLRKRAEDLLALADKITNEFQAMDDITGGDIYIGCAESYLVKYLARAVKKLSSIYPNIHYHVTSGDTEQVTERLDRGLLDMAFIVEPPDLSKYNYLEVPEYDTWGVLMRKDNPLATKEAIIFDDLLDIPIFCSEQSAKMDLPRWCSDNLDRLNILATFNLCNNGAVFVREGLGVELTFDKLVETNAESDLCFRPITPPLHTKMYVIWKKYQIFTPVANLLLEEIKKIIVLP; from the coding sequence ATGGAAATTCGTGTACTTCGCTATTTTCTTGAAATTGCACGTGAAGGAAATATGTCAAGGGCTGCTGAAAGACTTCATGTTACACAGCCAACGCTCTCTAAGCAGATGAAGGATCTGGAACAAGAACTTGGCAAAAAATTATTTAAGCGTGGCAGCACCAGCGTCAGTCTTACTGATGAGGGTATGCTTCTACGAAAAAGAGCAGAAGATTTACTGGCCTTGGCTGACAAAATCACAAACGAATTTCAGGCAATGGATGATATCACAGGCGGTGATATTTATATTGGCTGTGCAGAATCTTATCTTGTAAAGTATCTTGCCCGTGCTGTAAAAAAGTTAAGCAGCATTTATCCCAATATCCATTATCATGTTACCAGCGGTGATACCGAACAGGTAACGGAACGATTAGACCGTGGTCTTCTGGATATGGCATTTATTGTAGAACCGCCAGATTTATCAAAATACAATTATCTTGAAGTTCCTGAATACGATACATGGGGTGTTCTGATGAGAAAGGACAATCCATTAGCCACAAAAGAGGCTATTATCTTTGATGACTTATTGGATATTCCTATTTTTTGTTCGGAACAGTCTGCTAAAATGGATTTACCCCGTTGGTGTTCCGATAACCTTGACCGACTTAATATATTAGCGACATTTAATCTCTGCAATAACGGTGCCGTTTTTGTCCGTGAAGGGCTGGGGGTTGAGCTTACCTTTGACAAGTTAGTAGAAACAAATGCAGAAAGTGATTTATGCTTCCGTCCGATTACACCGCCCCTCCATACAAAAATGTATGTTATATGGAAAAAATATCAAATATTCACTCCTGTTGCTAATCTGTTACTGGAAGAAATAAAAAAGATCATCGTTTTACCATAA
- a CDS encoding 1-deoxy-D-xylulose-5-phosphate synthase, with amino-acid sequence MTDYKIIQTINGPEDVKKLSMEQLEELASEIREALFNRLTKIGGHFGPNFGMVEAEIAMHYVFSSPKDKFVFDVSHQSYPHKILTGRKNGYISDEHFSEDSGYTNPEESEHDFFNVGHTSTSVSLATGLAKARDIKGDKENIIAIIGDGSLSGGEALEGLNVAGSEINSNLIIIVNDNEQSIAEVHGGMYKNLAELRETGGTASNNLFKAFGLDYIYEENGNDIASLISLFRKVKDTDHPIVVHIHTQKGKGYEIAEKDKEGWHWCMPFDRETGKPTISFGDGEDYTSITAEYIMQKAKSDSEFLVITPAMPGSAGLNQEQRKELGLQYVDVGIAEEQAVAMASGAAKNGAKPLVVTNTTFIQRAYDQISHDVCINNSSVTILLNYNSFDSLTDVTHLGIFGLAAYTNVPNLVVLAPTSKDEYLAMLDWAVDQKEHPVMILIPGNQVTYREADKDFNRLNHFKVEEAGEKVAILALGDFYQRGEQLSAKIKTELGFTPTLINPRFASGIDKELLESLSERHQMVITMEDGILSGGFGEKIASFYGSSDMKVKNYGLDKKFYDRYDPNELLKEVGMTPVQIIADICNQIK; translated from the coding sequence ATGACAGATTATAAAATTATTCAAACAATTAACGGACCGGAAGATGTAAAAAAATTGTCTATGGAGCAGCTGGAGGAACTTGCTTCGGAAATCAGAGAGGCATTGTTTAACCGGTTGACTAAAATCGGCGGTCACTTTGGTCCAAATTTCGGTATGGTGGAGGCAGAGATTGCCATGCATTATGTTTTCTCTTCACCTAAGGATAAGTTTGTATTTGACGTATCTCATCAGAGCTATCCTCATAAGATTCTGACCGGAAGAAAGAATGGATATATTTCCGATGAGCACTTTTCAGAGGATTCCGGTTATACAAATCCGGAAGAAAGTGAACATGACTTCTTCAATGTAGGTCACACTTCGACTTCAGTTTCTTTGGCTACGGGTCTGGCTAAAGCGAGAGATATAAAAGGAGATAAAGAAAATATTATTGCAATTATTGGTGATGGCTCCCTCTCAGGCGGTGAAGCACTAGAGGGATTGAATGTAGCCGGATCAGAGATTAACTCCAATCTAATTATTATAGTAAATGATAATGAGCAGTCGATTGCCGAAGTACATGGCGGAATGTATAAAAATCTTGCCGAACTAAGAGAAACAGGCGGAACTGCTTCCAATAATCTCTTCAAAGCGTTTGGATTAGATTATATATATGAGGAAAACGGCAATGACATAGCATCACTAATTTCCTTATTCCGCAAGGTGAAAGATACGGATCATCCAATCGTAGTCCATATCCATACACAAAAAGGAAAGGGATATGAGATTGCTGAAAAAGACAAAGAGGGATGGCATTGGTGTATGCCATTTGACCGTGAAACAGGCAAACCTACAATTTCTTTTGGAGATGGAGAAGATTATACATCTATCACTGCTGAGTATATTATGCAAAAAGCAAAAAGTGATTCTGAGTTTCTTGTGATTACTCCTGCTATGCCGGGCAGTGCAGGCTTAAATCAGGAGCAGCGAAAGGAGCTTGGATTGCAGTATGTGGATGTAGGGATTGCGGAGGAACAGGCGGTTGCCATGGCATCTGGTGCTGCAAAAAACGGTGCGAAACCGCTTGTGGTTACTAACACAACCTTTATTCAAAGAGCGTATGACCAGATTTCCCATGATGTATGTATTAACAATAGTTCTGTTACGATTCTCTTAAACTACAATTCTTTTGACAGTTTGACAGATGTTACGCATCTTGGAATTTTTGGACTGGCGGCTTACACGAATGTTCCGAATCTGGTAGTGCTTGCACCTACCTCAAAAGATGAATACCTTGCTATGCTAGATTGGGCAGTTGATCAGAAGGAACATCCGGTTATGATTCTCATCCCCGGAAATCAGGTGACCTATCGTGAAGCAGATAAGGATTTTAACAGACTGAATCATTTTAAAGTGGAAGAAGCTGGTGAAAAGGTTGCAATTCTGGCACTTGGTGATTTTTATCAGCGTGGTGAACAGCTCAGTGCAAAAATAAAAACAGAACTTGGCTTTACGCCGACATTGATCAATCCTCGTTTTGCTTCTGGTATTGACAAAGAATTACTGGAAAGTCTTTCCGAAAGACATCAGATGGTAATAACCATGGAAGACGGTATTTTAAGCGGCGGTTTTGGCGAGAAAATAGCTTCCTTCTATGGTAGTTCTGATATGAAAGTGAAAAATTACGGACTTGATAAGAAATTTTATGACCGATATGACCCAAATGAATTACTGAAAGAGGTTGGTATGACACCGGTTCAGATTATTGCGGATATTTGCAATCAGATAAAATAG
- a CDS encoding flavodoxin family protein yields MKILVLNGSPHPQGSTKDMVNAFKKGAESAGHTVDVVDVCKKKIGGCLACEYCHSKGHGECIQKDDMQEVYNLLKEAEMLVIASPIYYHGISGQLKCVIDRFYSAAYPRRPKNLKKVAMILSSGDANMYEGALFSFKGDFLDYLGLENMGVFTAHGSENKSEKKREELREFGASLR; encoded by the coding sequence ATGAAGATATTAGTATTAAATGGAAGTCCACATCCACAGGGAAGTACAAAAGATATGGTTAATGCATTTAAGAAAGGTGCTGAGAGTGCAGGACATACCGTTGATGTGGTGGATGTATGCAAAAAGAAGATAGGTGGGTGTTTGGCATGTGAATACTGTCATAGCAAAGGACACGGTGAGTGTATTCAGAAGGATGATATGCAGGAAGTATATAATCTTTTGAAAGAAGCAGAAATGCTTGTTATTGCATCGCCCATTTATTATCACGGCATATCCGGTCAGCTAAAATGTGTAATCGACAGATTTTATTCTGCGGCATATCCGAGAAGACCGAAGAATTTGAAAAAAGTTGCCATGATACTTAGCTCCGGAGATGCTAATATGTATGAGGGTGCTCTTTTCTCGTTCAAAGGAGACTTTCTGGATTATCTTGGACTTGAAAACATGGGTGTGTTTACAGCACATGGGTCTGAAAACAAGAGCGAGAAAAAGAGAGAAGAACTAAGGGAGTTCGGGGCATCGCTACGTTAG
- a CDS encoding cupin domain-containing protein yields the protein MTNYTKTTIGKENRIELHEKLSLTGAEISLNELPAGANVPFVHSHKENEEIYGILSGNGKAIIDGEEISLSTGDWLKIAPAAKRQFFASDISGITYICIQVKENSLEHFTAEDAVIG from the coding sequence ATGACAAATTACACAAAAACAACTATTGGAAAGGAAAACCGAATTGAGCTGCATGAAAAGTTGTCTTTAACAGGTGCAGAAATCAGTTTAAACGAACTGCCTGCAGGAGCAAATGTCCCATTTGTTCATTCTCATAAAGAAAATGAAGAAATCTATGGAATTCTTTCAGGTAACGGTAAAGCCATAATTGATGGAGAAGAAATCAGCCTTTCAACTGGAGACTGGCTAAAGATCGCACCTGCTGCAAAGCGTCAGTTTTTTGCATCCGATATTTCCGGAATTACTTATATCTGCATTCAGGTAAAAGAAAATTCTCTGGAACATTTTACAGCAGAGGACGCCGTAATCGGCTAA
- a CDS encoding winged helix-turn-helix transcriptional regulator, with protein MRAKEELPECPVATAVSLIGGKWKLLILRNLKERSWRFNELQRSIEGISQKVLTDSLRQMMSDGLAYRHDYHEQPPRVEYGLTELGTKMLPIVNSLADFGNYYKSLIEQN; from the coding sequence ATGCGAGCAAAAGAAGAATTACCGGAATGCCCAGTTGCAACAGCGGTATCTCTCATCGGAGGAAAATGGAAACTGCTGATTTTGCGTAACTTGAAAGAGCGCTCATGGAGATTCAATGAGCTACAACGAAGTATAGAGGGTATTTCACAAAAGGTTTTGACAGATAGTTTAAGACAAATGATGAGTGATGGACTGGCATATCGCCACGATTACCATGAGCAGCCACCGAGAGTTGAATACGGATTAACGGAACTCGGAACAAAAATGCTTCCAATTGTTAATTCACTTGCTGACTTTGGTAACTACTATAAATCACTTATTGAACAGAATTAA
- a CDS encoding peptidase M50, which yields MSRNIKGGFLTLSSVVGIAGMIIAAMQNPATAWVTPPGRMIVSILENGLLIPTVLFLVLFIYGLYILLTEKND from the coding sequence ATGAGTAGAAATATAAAAGGTGGTTTTTTAACATTAAGTAGTGTTGTTGGTATTGCAGGAATGATAATAGCGGCAATGCAAAATCCAGCAACTGCATGGGTGACGCCACCTGGAAGAATGATTGTAAGTATTTTAGAAAATGGATTATTGATTCCTACGGTTTTATTCCTTGTTCTTTTTATCTATGGATTGTATATTCTCCTAACGGAGAAAAACGATTGA
- a CDS encoding class I SAM-dependent methyltransferase, giving the protein MRFFENTRKPQGFGGKLMTKMMNSGHAKLSQWGFSNISAKSDAEVLDVGCGGGANIAVWLDRCRNGHVTGMDYSEVSVAESQKLNALAIKQGKCNVVQGDVSAIPFSDATFDYVSAFETVYFWPGLVKCFSEVNRVLKSEGIFLICNESDGTNAADEKWTKMINGMKIYTSKQLVAALKEAGFTEIKTYSNAKNHWISIVATK; this is encoded by the coding sequence ATGAGATTTTTTGAAAATACCCGTAAGCCACAAGGCTTCGGCGGAAAATTGATGACGAAGATGATGAACAGCGGTCACGCCAAATTATCGCAATGGGGATTCTCAAATATCTCCGCGAAGTCTGATGCTGAAGTTCTTGACGTCGGCTGTGGCGGCGGAGCAAATATTGCGGTCTGGCTTGATAGATGTAGAAATGGCCACGTGACAGGAATGGATTATTCTGAGGTTAGTGTGGCGGAATCTCAAAAATTGAACGCCCTCGCCATTAAACAAGGGAAATGTAATGTAGTTCAAGGAGATGTATCTGCTATACCCTTTTCTGATGCGACTTTTGATTATGTTTCTGCCTTCGAAACAGTTTACTTTTGGCCAGGATTAGTAAAATGCTTTTCCGAGGTCAACCGTGTGCTGAAAAGCGAAGGTATATTCCTGATTTGTAACGAGAGTGACGGAACGAATGCCGCAGATGAAAAATGGACAAAGATGATCAATGGTATGAAGATTTACACATCTAAACAACTTGTTGCCGCTTTGAAAGAAGCGGGTTTTACAGAGATCAAAACGTATTCAAATGCAAAAAATCATTGGATAAGTATTGTTGCAACGAAATAG
- a CDS encoding helix-turn-helix domain-containing protein, translated as MSEKRCYTVQELQEILGVSRPTIYNLLKKKKFRWIQLDGGKYRML; from the coding sequence ATGTCAGAAAAAAGATGTTATACAGTTCAAGAGTTACAGGAAATCTTAGGAGTCAGTAGACCTACTATTTATAACCTTTTGAAGAAAAAGAAATTCCGGTGGATCCAGTTGGATGGCGGAAAGTATCGCATGCTTTGA
- a CDS encoding IS110 family transposase: MNYTQNEKIEQVTDSTMVVGVDIGSQIHYARAFDNRGRELTKRIFSFHNDLEGFNSFNLWAETLKTENKKTAVLIGCEPTGHYWFAFAKYVNDHQKRLVMVNPFSVKKIKELDDNSPKKTDSKDPKTIAKLVVDGRYSIPYMPEGIYAEIRDLVYSRDRIMKQHNISANRIQRWLAIHFPEYLGLYTRFDAISGLAVLEKAPLPKDVIALGVNGIRKIWHDKKMRGRGVTEDRAKTLVEAAHNSVGLDGGIGTKSELYMLLEEHRLWTSQLEAVNKVLEEMILKVPHVEKLLAIKGVGSITIAGFIAEVGDIRRFDSPKQIQKYAGLELVENSSGKHKGRTRISKRGRRKLRKILYQVMVPLLARNKEFRGIYDYYVTRVKNPLKRRQAMVAVSCKLVRVFYAVLTKGVEYDRFKMMSDIHRKSDIIAA; the protein is encoded by the coding sequence ATGAATTATACACAGAATGAAAAGATTGAGCAAGTAACAGATTCAACAATGGTTGTCGGAGTTGATATCGGAAGCCAGATACATTATGCAAGAGCTTTTGATAACAGAGGACGCGAACTTACAAAACGTATTTTTTCTTTTCATAACGATCTGGAAGGGTTCAATTCTTTCAACCTTTGGGCAGAGACACTTAAGACTGAGAATAAAAAGACTGCAGTTCTGATCGGCTGCGAGCCAACAGGTCATTACTGGTTTGCGTTTGCGAAGTATGTAAATGATCATCAGAAAAGATTAGTAATGGTCAATCCATTCTCGGTTAAGAAGATCAAGGAACTTGATGATAACAGTCCAAAGAAAACAGATTCAAAAGATCCAAAAACAATCGCAAAACTAGTTGTGGATGGGAGATATTCAATCCCTTACATGCCAGAAGGCATTTATGCCGAAATAAGAGACCTGGTATACAGCCGTGACAGGATCATGAAGCAGCACAACATATCTGCAAACAGGATCCAGAGATGGCTTGCAATACATTTCCCGGAATATCTGGGATTATACACACGATTTGATGCAATAAGCGGCCTGGCAGTGCTTGAAAAAGCACCATTGCCAAAAGATGTGATCGCGCTTGGAGTAAATGGGATCCGAAAGATCTGGCATGATAAAAAGATGCGAGGCAGAGGAGTTACTGAAGATAGGGCAAAGACCCTGGTTGAAGCTGCGCACAACAGTGTTGGACTTGACGGAGGGATTGGAACAAAAAGTGAATTATATATGCTGCTTGAAGAGCATCGCTTATGGACTTCGCAGTTAGAAGCCGTCAATAAAGTACTTGAGGAAATGATCCTAAAAGTACCACATGTGGAGAAGTTACTCGCCATTAAAGGAGTAGGAAGCATCACAATAGCAGGATTCATAGCTGAGGTAGGTGATATCAGACGCTTTGATTCACCGAAACAGATCCAGAAGTATGCAGGATTGGAACTGGTAGAAAACAGTTCAGGAAAGCATAAAGGAAGGACGAGGATCAGTAAACGCGGGAGAAGGAAACTCAGAAAGATCCTGTACCAGGTAATGGTACCGCTGCTTGCAAGAAACAAGGAGTTCCGTGGAATCTATGATTACTATGTAACCCGTGTAAAGAATCCGCTGAAACGAAGGCAGGCAATGGTTGCCGTCAGCTGTAAGTTGGTCCGAGTGTTTTATGCGGTATTAACAAAAGGTGTGGAGTATGACAGATTTAAAATGATGTCAGATATCCACCGAAAAAGCGACATAATAGCTGCCTGA
- a CDS encoding Type 1 glutamine amidotransferase-like domain-containing protein, giving the protein MKLFLCSHFSSVGSLIKEEIENKKVAFIPTASLREGYTGYVGSARKLFKKLGAIVTEIDISTEAYSTIQSVFEEADVIYFTGGNSFFLMDQLRKTGTDGLLKKELANGKLMIGESAGAIICAPSIQYIEQMDEKPEDYSQEDDAGLDLIDFYVLPHYLTAPFKKVTEKIMTEFSDLNLCPINNRQGIVIDGEGSKVICKD; this is encoded by the coding sequence ATGAAACTATTTTTATGTTCGCACTTTTCAAGTGTGGGAAGTCTGATAAAGGAAGAAATTGAAAATAAGAAAGTCGCATTTATTCCAACAGCTTCACTGCGTGAAGGCTACACCGGTTATGTCGGCTCGGCTCGAAAATTATTCAAAAAGTTGGGAGCAATCGTAACTGAAATTGATATTTCAACGGAGGCTTATTCAACGATACAGTCTGTTTTTGAAGAAGCAGATGTGATATATTTTACCGGCGGAAATTCTTTCTTTCTTATGGACCAGCTCCGTAAAACGGGAACTGATGGGCTACTGAAAAAGGAATTGGCAAATGGAAAATTGATGATCGGCGAGTCGGCAGGCGCAATTATATGCGCTCCAAGCATCCAATATATCGAGCAAATGGATGAAAAGCCAGAGGACTACTCACAAGAAGATGATGCAGGGCTTGATTTGATTGATTTCTATGTTCTTCCGCATTATCTTACAGCACCATTTAAGAAAGTTACCGAGAAAATAATGACTGAGTTTTCGGATTTGAATCTATGCCCAATTAACAACCGTCAGGGAATTGTAATTGATGGTGAAGGTTCAAAGGTTATTTGCAAAGACTAA
- a CDS encoding GNAT family N-acetyltransferase, whose translation MIRKMLNGDIDRVADIWLKTNLKAHCFISDQYWKSNYELVKEMMSQSEVYVYEDDKVIQGFVGLNDEYIEGIFVSDEMQSCGIGKLLLDYIKDKKVRLQLNVYQKNARAISFYQREGFIIQCEGFDETTDEKEYTMLWKRKSE comes from the coding sequence ATGATTAGAAAGATGCTGAACGGAGATATCGATAGAGTTGCTGACATATGGTTAAAGACAAATCTGAAAGCACATTGTTTTATTTCCGATCAATACTGGAAAAGTAATTATGAATTAGTGAAAGAAATGATGTCACAATCCGAAGTCTATGTGTATGAAGATGATAAAGTGATTCAAGGATTTGTAGGACTAAATGATGAATATATCGAAGGTATTTTTGTTTCTGATGAAATGCAGTCGTGCGGCATAGGTAAGCTTTTATTGGATTATATTAAGGATAAAAAAGTTAGATTACAATTAAATGTATACCAGAAGAATGCCAGAGCAATTTCTTTTTACCAAAGAGAAGGGTTCATTATTCAATGTGAAGGTTTTGATGAAACCACTGATGAAAAAGAGTACACCATGCTATGGAAACGGAAATCGGAATAA
- a CDS encoding ClbS/DfsB family four-helix bundle protein, with amino-acid sequence MKAYENKDELKNEINKSFAKYISEFNDIPESLKDKRVDGVDRTPAENLAYQVGWTTLVLKWEADERKGIDVKTPSDDFKWNQLGELYQWFTDIYAHLSIQELKDILNENVHSIYAMIDSLSEEELFKPHMRKWADEATKTAVWEVYKFIHVNTVAPFGTFRTKIRKWKKIAL; translated from the coding sequence TTGAAAGCATACGAGAATAAAGACGAACTTAAAAACGAAATAAATAAAAGCTTTGCAAAGTATATTTCGGAATTTAATGATATTCCAGAATCCTTAAAAGACAAAAGGGTTGATGGTGTTGATCGAACTCCAGCAGAAAATCTTGCTTACCAGGTTGGCTGGACAACTCTCGTTCTTAAATGGGAAGCAGACGAAAGAAAGGGGATTGATGTCAAAACTCCTTCAGATGATTTTAAGTGGAATCAGCTTGGTGAATTATATCAATGGTTTACAGATATATACGCTCATCTGTCGATACAAGAGTTGAAAGATATATTGAATGAGAATGTGCATTCTATTTATGCGATGATAGATTCGCTAAGTGAGGAAGAATTATTCAAACCACATATGAGAAAATGGGCTGACGAAGCAACTAAAACAGCTGTCTGGGAAGTATACAAGTTCATACATGTTAACACAGTTGCCCCATTCGGAACATTTAGAACTAAGATTAGAAAATGGAAAAAAATAGCACTATAA
- a CDS encoding EFR1 family ferrodoxin (N-terminal region resembles flavodoxins. C-terminal ferrodoxin region binds two 4Fe-4S clusters.) translates to MILCFSGTGNSRYIAKKIAVELQDEIVDVNAKIKAVDYSPIKTGENVVVVTPTYAWRIPRIVSDWLSKTKLLSAKRIWFVMNCGSEIGNASKYNRSLAEQKHLCYMGTSQILMPENYIAMFDAPQAEEARKIVKNAEPTIEDTIACIKTEQPFPVPRNNLYDRFMSGPVNPIFYQFFVKATAFQTDDTCIGCGQCVKNCPKNNIALENGKPIWGNQCTHCMACICYCPTEAIEYGKKSIGKPRYHFEQLKMK, encoded by the coding sequence ATGATTTTGTGCTTTTCAGGAACCGGCAACAGCCGTTATATAGCGAAAAAAATTGCAGTTGAATTGCAGGACGAGATTGTAGATGTGAATGCGAAAATCAAGGCAGTAGATTATTCGCCAATAAAAACAGGTGAGAATGTAGTCGTTGTAACTCCGACTTATGCGTGGCGTATTCCCCGAATTGTGTCGGATTGGCTTTCCAAAACGAAATTGCTTTCCGCAAAACGTATTTGGTTTGTTATGAACTGCGGCAGTGAAATTGGCAATGCGTCAAAATATAATCGTAGTCTTGCTGAGCAAAAGCACTTATGTTATATGGGTACATCTCAAATTCTTATGCCGGAAAACTATATTGCCATGTTCGATGCACCCCAGGCAGAGGAAGCAAGAAAAATTGTAAAAAATGCTGAGCCTACTATTGAGGATACCATTGCCTGTATTAAGACAGAGCAACCTTTCCCTGTACCACGAAACAATCTCTACGACCGTTTTATGAGTGGTCCGGTAAATCCGATTTTTTATCAGTTCTTCGTGAAAGCTACTGCATTTCAGACAGATGATACTTGTATCGGATGCGGTCAATGTGTTAAAAACTGTCCAAAGAATAACATTGCACTTGAAAACGGAAAGCCGATATGGGGGAATCAATGTACTCACTGTATGGCATGTATTTGTTATTGCCCCACAGAAGCAATAGAGTATGGCAAAAAGAGCATAGGAAAACCGCGTTATCATTTTGAGCAGTTAAAGATGAAATGA